From Simkaniaceae bacterium, a single genomic window includes:
- a CDS encoding prolyl oligopeptidase family serine peptidase — translation MKHPAVISSDEAASNLSSISGLQSTSSHLYFTETRPNEGGRTTLLSYDGQSIVECLSSTFSIRSRVHEYGGRAFCVHDDHIFFVNQSDQGIYELSKEGPELIYHRKDCRFGDPVYDPLRENLYALLEEHTPNQDVRNSIAKIDLKTKTLTKVAESADFYSSITLRPDGEELTWVEWNHPHMPWDTSSVSRATLDPQGAFLSISLVCSLSHTSAQDPIYLDNRSLIFMWDKTGFWNPYHTDYLEAPIIRTEADFAQTPWNFGVTRTCILENQLFAVGTEKGCDFLAKIDIKTNTLYRYDLPFNLITHITAYQNQIALIASTETEASSLILLNPTAPSEHQIIHSTLKTSIDPSYFSLPESIELTNRHREQIYGFLYLPHQVTKELPFLIVKCHSGPTSHVSPSLNLQTQFYTTHGYAVFEINYGGSTGYGKAYRDRLENRWGELDVEDVIDGVTYLIENKRVDPKRIAIMGSSSGGLTALLSAARSPLFSHCIVLYPVADPIKLIQDTHKFEKHYTDHLIGTYPEAKERFEKRSPLLLASKIKCPTLIFHGKKDRVVPVEQSIHLQKALPLGELVLFENEGHSFKTAEAKKTVLEKTLAFIHIPK, via the coding sequence ATGAAACACCCTGCTGTGATTTCTTCTGATGAAGCTGCATCTAATCTCAGCTCCATATCAGGACTGCAATCAACCTCTTCGCACCTTTATTTTACCGAAACGAGGCCTAATGAGGGGGGGCGCACAACTCTTTTATCTTATGATGGACAATCGATCGTTGAATGCCTATCCTCTACATTCTCTATTCGCTCGCGCGTCCATGAATATGGAGGTCGAGCTTTTTGTGTTCATGATGATCATATTTTCTTTGTCAATCAAAGTGATCAAGGAATTTATGAACTTTCAAAAGAGGGACCCGAATTAATCTATCATCGAAAGGATTGCCGTTTTGGGGATCCGGTTTATGATCCTTTAAGAGAGAATCTCTACGCCCTTTTAGAAGAGCACACTCCTAATCAAGATGTGCGCAACTCTATTGCTAAAATTGATCTCAAAACAAAGACGCTGACTAAGGTTGCAGAATCGGCTGATTTTTATAGCTCTATTACTCTACGCCCTGATGGCGAAGAACTCACTTGGGTTGAATGGAACCATCCACATATGCCTTGGGATACATCAAGCGTATCGCGAGCCACTCTTGATCCGCAAGGGGCTTTTCTATCGATCTCTTTGGTCTGCTCTCTTTCCCACACATCAGCTCAAGATCCGATCTATTTAGACAATAGATCGCTCATCTTTATGTGGGATAAAACCGGTTTTTGGAATCCCTATCATACCGATTATCTCGAAGCACCCATCATTCGGACTGAAGCAGATTTTGCTCAAACACCTTGGAACTTCGGGGTGACTCGCACGTGTATTCTTGAAAATCAACTTTTTGCTGTCGGAACTGAAAAAGGCTGTGATTTTCTAGCAAAAATCGATATCAAAACAAACACACTTTATCGCTATGATCTTCCATTTAATTTAATCACACACATTACGGCTTACCAAAATCAAATTGCGCTGATTGCCTCAACCGAGACTGAGGCTTCTTCCCTTATTCTTCTCAATCCAACTGCACCATCTGAACACCAAATCATTCATTCCACTCTAAAAACCTCTATTGATCCCTCTTATTTTTCACTTCCCGAATCGATCGAGTTGACTAATCGGCATCGAGAACAAATCTATGGGTTTTTATATTTACCTCATCAAGTGACCAAAGAACTCCCTTTTCTCATTGTCAAATGTCATAGCGGACCGACATCGCATGTTTCACCTTCACTGAATTTACAAACGCAATTTTATACAACGCATGGCTATGCCGTATTTGAAATCAACTATGGAGGATCAACCGGATATGGCAAAGCTTATCGCGACCGCCTTGAGAATCGATGGGGTGAACTTGACGTTGAGGATGTCATTGATGGCGTAACCTATTTAATTGAAAATAAAAGAGTTGACCCAAAGCGCATCGCTATTATGGGATCGAGTTCCGGGGGATTAACGGCACTCCTGAGCGCGGCCCGCTCCCCCCTTTTCTCCCACTGCATCGTTCTCTATCCCGTTGCAGATCCCATCAAACTCATACAGGATACGCATAAATTTGAAAAACACTATACCGACCATCTAATTGGCACTTATCCGGAAGCTAAAGAGAGGTTTGAGAAAAGAAGCCCCCTTCTTCTCGCTTCAAAAATCAAATGTCCAACACTGATCTTTCATGGAAAGAAAGATCGCGTTGTTCCTGTTGAACAATCGATTCATTTGCAAAAAGCGCTTCCTTTAGGAGAATTAGTTTTATTTGAAAATGAGGGACATAGCTTTAAAACGGCCGAAGCAAAAAAAACCGTTTTAGAAAAAACACTCGCCTTTATTCATATACCGAAATGA
- a CDS encoding nucleotide pyrophosphohydrolase, producing MLDKLKTDLKQFVEEREWEQFHTAKNLAIDLSIEASEVLEHFVWHNDDKHLDDSNKMEAFKEEIGDVLNSLLLLAMKFDIDVIDCAFDKLEKTKKKYPIHLCRGNAKKHTELTPK from the coding sequence ATGTTAGATAAACTCAAAACAGATTTAAAACAGTTTGTTGAAGAGCGGGAATGGGAACAGTTCCATACGGCTAAAAACTTGGCCATTGATTTATCAATAGAGGCATCGGAAGTTCTCGAACATTTTGTTTGGCACAACGATGATAAACACCTCGATGACTCCAATAAAATGGAAGCTTTTAAGGAAGAGATCGGCGATGTGCTTAACTCTTTATTATTGCTCGCTATGAAATTTGATATCGATGTGATTGATTGCGCGTTTGATAAACTGGAAAAAACGAAAAAGAAGTATCCTATTCATCTTTGTAGAGGGAATGCAAAAAAACATACGGAACTCACCCCTAAATGA
- a CDS encoding metal-binding protein: MANYRTHSFFNLLLILPLAAFAIIYFLQPTRFDLYIFIAAFGYATLFMSPDSDIANKIKLFSLRGLMTLPFRPYSKIFAHRGISHWLIIGTLTRIAWLAFLFIIIYTFIYKKTMSLNPILHFYNVHKTSVLYCFSGLCISDMGHLLLDRKKA, translated from the coding sequence ATGGCCAACTATAGAACACATTCTTTTTTTAACTTACTTCTCATCCTCCCTCTTGCAGCCTTTGCAATCATTTACTTTTTACAACCTACTCGTTTTGATCTATATATATTCATTGCAGCCTTTGGCTATGCCACCCTCTTTATGTCTCCCGATAGCGATATTGCAAATAAAATCAAACTCTTCTCTTTAAGAGGCTTGATGACACTTCCTTTTCGCCCTTATAGCAAAATATTCGCCCATCGGGGCATTTCCCATTGGCTCATTATCGGAACTCTAACACGCATTGCATGGCTTGCCTTTCTTTTCATCATTATTTATACTTTCATCTACAAAAAAACAATGTCTCTAAACCCCATTTTACACTTTTACAATGTGCATAAAACATCCGTATTGTACTGTTTTTCAGGGCTATGTATTTCAGATATGGGCCACTTACTTTTAGATAGAAAAAAAGCTTAA
- a CDS encoding transposase, with translation MRIFFYTKNMLSATKIRIYPNAIQEEILSKAFGCARWFWNNSLNEIQKVYQETGKGLGQFALNARLPELKKTNEWLSETHSQVLQSVSLNLSRAFINFFEKRAKYPKFKSKHDRQSIQYPQGIKIFADNKVFLPKIGWVKAVIHREIVGKIKTVTVDRTTTGKYFASILTENGIEPPKASFEGKILGVDVGLTHLAITSDGSKFDNPRHVVKAEKNLRRKQKKLSRHTKGSATRNKARLLVAKSHERVRNARKDYLHKISKRLVDENQVIAVEDLSVKNMMKNHCLAQSIGDAGWGMFLGMLKYKAEQLGKGFLKVNRFFPSTKACSNCLNVNNSISLHIRVWQCPKCKETHDRDVNASKNICGEAQRMIAVGITGTAGRGTVSQVKGRKPSVLARAVEAGSSCL, from the coding sequence ATGCGAATATTTTTTTACACTAAAAATATGTTATCAGCCACCAAAATAAGAATCTATCCTAACGCTATACAAGAGGAAATCCTTTCCAAAGCGTTCGGATGCGCACGGTGGTTTTGGAATAACAGTCTAAACGAAATACAAAAAGTTTACCAAGAAACAGGTAAAGGTCTTGGGCAATTTGCCTTGAATGCTCGTTTGCCTGAGCTAAAGAAAACCAACGAATGGCTAAGTGAAACTCATAGCCAAGTATTGCAATCTGTAAGCTTGAATCTATCTCGTGCGTTCATCAATTTTTTTGAGAAAAGAGCAAAATATCCTAAATTCAAATCTAAGCACGATAGACAATCTATTCAGTATCCTCAAGGAATCAAAATATTCGCTGACAACAAGGTGTTTTTACCCAAGATTGGCTGGGTAAAAGCGGTGATTCACCGTGAAATAGTCGGAAAGATCAAAACGGTAACTGTAGACAGAACAACGACAGGAAAATATTTTGCCTCTATTTTGACTGAAAATGGGATAGAGCCACCTAAAGCTTCTTTTGAAGGAAAAATTCTTGGAGTGGATGTAGGATTGACACATCTTGCAATAACTAGCGACGGATCAAAGTTTGATAATCCTAGACATGTTGTAAAAGCAGAAAAAAATTTACGGCGTAAACAAAAAAAACTTTCAAGACATACTAAGGGAAGCGCCACCCGAAATAAGGCACGCTTGCTAGTGGCAAAATCTCATGAGCGTGTACGCAATGCACGCAAAGACTATTTGCACAAAATTTCTAAACGGTTAGTAGACGAAAACCAAGTCATTGCCGTTGAGGATTTGAGTGTAAAAAATATGATGAAAAACCACTGTTTAGCACAATCAATCGGTGATGCCGGTTGGGGAATGTTCCTTGGAATGCTGAAATACAAAGCCGAACAATTAGGAAAAGGCTTTCTAAAAGTAAATCGGTTTTTTCCAAGTACTAAAGCATGTTCGAATTGCTTGAATGTAAATAATTCGATTTCTTTGCATATAAGGGTGTGGCAATGCCCGAAATGTAAAGAAACGCATGATAGAGATGTAAACGCATCAAAAAACATATGTGGCGAAGCGCAACGTATGATAGCGGTGGGAATCACCGGTACTGCCGGTCGAGGCACTGTTAGCCAAGTCAAGGGTAGAAAACCCTCTGTACTTGCTCGTGCCGTTGAAGCCGGAAGCTCCTGCCTTTAG
- a CDS encoding peptide ABC transporter substrate-binding protein, which produces MMKKQLMTHWVALFILSICCLMTPGCSKKPKAEEKERPFRINLTSSPSTFDPRRAGDMTSATLQFFLSEGLTRMLPGKTAALGLADHIEISKDKCIYTFHLRDAYWPDRQPITARDFELSWKSILSPSFPSSNAFLLYPILNAKEAKEGLIPLDQVGVRSIDEKTLRVTLKHPAPFFLEITSFCTLFPIPSHLENQLDEVFYLPTGCPCIGPYTIQSYQPGSCLELVKNPIYWEKEKVLLNRISISLIEDPLTAYEMYQLKQLDLIGTPFTTLPIDVIEHIKGEHHLHFQPLAGTHYLSINTQSPLLNHWHFRKAIFYAIDRDQLVTGIGLDPQTIALGIIPPILGGKCNTESELINHHDTYEHRCLLAQKHLALALDELKIQMSDLKVLNLSYSTDQLSYKVACILQEQLKNALKINIQLAPNEPKLLINNLAHRQYDLALTFCFAQYFDAVNLLERFAYRDNPKNYPGWESEEFIALLNRSMFEYHFAQRQQLLNDAEAILLKETAIIPLFHPTAQFIVQPYIQNLKTNPTGGFYFNEIISTL; this is translated from the coding sequence ATGATGAAAAAACAGCTTATGACTCATTGGGTCGCATTATTTATCCTTTCTATCTGCTGCTTGATGACACCGGGTTGCTCGAAAAAACCTAAAGCGGAAGAAAAAGAGCGCCCCTTTCGCATTAACTTAACCTCATCCCCTTCTACCTTTGATCCGCGCCGCGCAGGTGATATGACCTCTGCAACGCTTCAATTCTTTCTATCGGAAGGATTAACTCGCATGCTCCCCGGAAAAACGGCAGCATTAGGACTTGCCGATCATATTGAGATCTCTAAAGACAAATGCATTTATACATTCCATTTAAGAGATGCTTATTGGCCTGATCGACAACCCATTACCGCACGCGATTTCGAATTGAGCTGGAAGTCTATTTTATCTCCTAGTTTCCCTTCATCCAACGCTTTTTTACTCTACCCTATTTTAAATGCAAAAGAAGCCAAAGAAGGATTAATTCCCCTAGATCAAGTAGGAGTACGCTCAATTGATGAAAAAACGCTCCGGGTAACACTCAAACATCCGGCCCCCTTTTTTTTAGAAATCACTTCATTTTGCACTCTTTTTCCTATTCCTTCGCATCTCGAAAATCAATTGGATGAAGTGTTTTATCTACCAACCGGCTGTCCGTGTATAGGTCCCTATACCATTCAATCATATCAGCCCGGTTCATGTCTTGAACTCGTCAAAAATCCCATTTATTGGGAAAAAGAGAAAGTTCTCCTCAATCGAATTTCAATTTCACTGATTGAAGACCCCCTCACTGCCTATGAAATGTATCAACTCAAACAACTCGACCTCATTGGAACTCCTTTTACAACTCTTCCTATCGATGTGATTGAACACATTAAAGGGGAACATCATTTGCACTTCCAACCCCTAGCCGGAACTCATTATTTAAGCATCAATACACAATCCCCTCTTCTGAATCATTGGCACTTTCGCAAAGCAATTTTTTATGCTATTGATCGAGACCAACTCGTTACCGGGATAGGGCTTGATCCTCAAACAATTGCACTTGGAATCATCCCTCCCATTCTTGGAGGAAAATGTAACACTGAAAGTGAGCTTATAAATCACCATGATACCTATGAACATCGCTGTTTGCTTGCCCAAAAACATCTTGCTTTGGCTCTTGATGAGCTGAAAATCCAAATGAGTGATCTAAAGGTGCTAAATTTGTCCTACTCAACCGATCAGCTATCTTACAAAGTCGCTTGTATTTTACAGGAGCAGCTTAAAAACGCCTTAAAGATCAATATCCAGCTTGCTCCCAATGAGCCCAAATTACTGATCAATAACTTAGCTCATCGACAATACGATCTCGCTTTAACATTTTGTTTTGCTCAGTATTTTGATGCGGTCAACTTACTTGAACGCTTTGCCTATCGCGATAATCCTAAAAATTATCCGGGATGGGAATCGGAAGAATTTATTGCTCTTTTAAATCGATCAATGTTTGAATATCACTTTGCCCAAAGGCAACAACTACTTAATGATGCTGAGGCTATTTTACTCAAGGAAACGGCAATTATCCCTTTATTTCATCCGACTGCTCAATTTATTGTTCAACCTTATATTCAAAACCTTAAAACCAATCCTACGGGAGGTTTTTATTTTAACGAGATTATCTCGACTTTGTAA
- a CDS encoding peptide ABC transporter substrate-binding protein, with protein sequence MKNLFRFSTHLILIICFCLLSSACQKKERKITRNEAPKTLHLNFTRDIPTVDPRRCSDPVSSTMLFMLFQGLTKHSSHSSTDFGVSDHFDISDDQCTYTFHIRETYWSNGERVTAHDFEKSWKDMLTPSFPAPNAQLLYPIKNAQKAKQGLVDIRDVGISAISDDLLVIELEQATPYFLEVTSFCALFPCYHPRGFDENYRAELLTNEIVTNGPFKIKESRVRDQITLVKNPYFYDASRIHLDEIKISFVLHDMTAFNLFEQNNLDIIGLYFSNIPREALHDLRQKKLIHQKPIAATCHFSFNLEHHLFNNLNFRRAFHHAIDRASIIENITGLDEQIAHGLIPPIQKRMQEMAPSQDVFDPQLANRYLTQALEELNLDKNHLPTIVLTHINSEIDRKIAQAVQEQIRSTLNIDVKLEELDFGYFLETTSKKKHQIALCYAIAQYNDPIDFLSRYTSKTHFKNYSNWSSQSFADLIEQSKSIYDFNERMKLYQQAEDIFMEDLPISPLYHFNVVFLINPQIKNFYISPIGSVHIDFIDFIPSPVL encoded by the coding sequence ATGAAAAATCTATTTCGATTTTCAACGCATCTCATTCTAATCATTTGTTTTTGCCTCTTATCATCTGCATGCCAAAAAAAAGAGAGAAAAATCACAAGGAATGAAGCGCCTAAAACACTCCATTTGAATTTTACCAGAGATATTCCTACAGTGGATCCTCGCCGCTGCTCCGACCCCGTTTCTTCTACAATGCTTTTTATGCTATTTCAAGGATTAACCAAGCACTCCTCACATTCTTCGACCGACTTTGGAGTTTCCGACCATTTTGATATCTCAGATGACCAATGCACCTATACATTCCATATTAGAGAAACATATTGGAGCAATGGGGAAAGAGTCACCGCACACGATTTTGAAAAATCGTGGAAAGATATGCTAACCCCCTCTTTTCCGGCTCCTAACGCCCAACTATTATACCCAATTAAAAATGCTCAAAAGGCAAAACAAGGCTTAGTGGATATACGAGACGTTGGCATCAGTGCAATATCTGATGATTTACTTGTGATCGAACTAGAACAAGCAACCCCCTATTTTTTAGAAGTCACTTCATTTTGCGCCTTATTCCCCTGCTATCATCCCCGCGGTTTTGATGAAAATTATCGAGCGGAATTATTGACAAATGAAATTGTGACAAATGGCCCCTTTAAAATAAAAGAGAGCCGCGTAAGAGATCAGATCACTCTTGTCAAAAACCCCTATTTTTATGATGCATCCCGTATCCACCTCGATGAAATCAAGATTTCCTTTGTGCTTCATGACATGACGGCTTTCAATTTATTTGAACAAAATAATCTCGATATCATCGGCCTATATTTTTCTAATATCCCCAGAGAAGCCTTGCATGACTTGCGTCAAAAGAAATTGATCCATCAAAAACCGATTGCCGCAACCTGTCACTTTTCGTTTAATTTAGAACACCACCTGTTTAATAATTTGAATTTCAGAAGAGCTTTTCATCATGCTATTGATAGGGCCTCCATCATTGAAAATATTACCGGACTCGATGAACAAATCGCACATGGACTCATCCCACCTATCCAAAAGCGAATGCAAGAAATGGCGCCCTCTCAAGACGTCTTCGACCCCCAACTCGCAAATCGATATTTAACCCAAGCCCTTGAAGAGCTGAACTTGGATAAAAACCATTTGCCAACCATTGTTTTAACGCATATTAACTCAGAAATTGACCGCAAAATAGCCCAGGCTGTCCAAGAACAAATCCGGTCTACACTAAATATTGATGTCAAACTTGAGGAATTAGATTTTGGCTACTTTTTAGAAACGACAAGCAAAAAGAAACACCAAATTGCATTGTGCTATGCGATTGCCCAATACAATGACCCCATCGATTTTTTATCAAGATACACTTCTAAAACGCATTTTAAGAACTACTCTAATTGGTCTAGCCAATCTTTCGCGGATTTGATCGAACAATCTAAATCAATCTATGACTTTAATGAGCGAATGAAACTTTATCAACAGGCTGAAGACATCTTTATGGAAGATCTGCCCATCTCGCCCCTTTACCATTTTAATGTTGTCTTCTTGATCAATCCTCAAATTAAAAATTTTTATATTTCACCTATTGGATCGGTTCATATTGATTTTATCGATTTTATCCCATCACCTGTGCTTTAA
- a CDS encoding ABC transporter ATP-binding protein: MIHPPLKVDHLIKKYGPNTAVQDISFELREGEIFGLLGPNGAGKTTTISCITTLEEPSSGHIEIFGKDNIKEARAAKFLLGCVPQELIHHGYFTVKEIMHFHASYYGLVHVDARIDDLLKKIDLYHHRGKLISQLSGGMKRRLLIAKALIHNPKLLLLDEPTAGVDVELRHNLWDLIFQLKEEGVSILLTTHYLEEAEKLCDRLGIIRNGKLIKVTPKLELIHTMGIRTITLFLTKPIHSIHHPHLYRQTEKELVFKAPQAFSVSNLLEDIQLSHHAFSDISVEEGKLEDIFTQILNHE; encoded by the coding sequence ATGATCCATCCCCCACTAAAAGTTGACCATTTAATTAAAAAATATGGCCCAAATACTGCTGTCCAAGATATTTCTTTTGAGCTGAGAGAGGGCGAAATTTTCGGTCTGCTTGGCCCAAATGGTGCAGGCAAGACCACAACGATTTCATGTATTACAACTTTAGAAGAACCCTCTTCAGGTCATATTGAAATTTTTGGGAAAGACAATATCAAAGAAGCGCGTGCCGCTAAATTTCTTCTTGGATGTGTTCCTCAAGAGCTGATCCATCATGGGTATTTCACAGTGAAAGAAATCATGCATTTTCACGCCTCATATTATGGACTGGTTCATGTCGATGCGCGCATTGACGATCTCCTCAAAAAAATCGATCTCTACCATCATCGAGGCAAACTGATTAGTCAACTCAGCGGAGGCATGAAACGACGTCTGCTGATTGCAAAAGCACTGATTCACAACCCAAAACTCCTCCTACTCGATGAACCGACTGCAGGTGTTGATGTCGAACTGAGACACAATTTATGGGATCTCATTTTTCAACTCAAAGAGGAAGGGGTTTCGATTCTCCTCACAACCCATTACCTCGAAGAGGCAGAAAAATTATGTGATCGGCTTGGAATTATCCGGAATGGTAAACTCATTAAAGTCACCCCTAAACTCGAATTGATTCATACCATGGGGATTCGCACCATTACTTTATTTTTAACTAAACCCATCCATTCCATTCATCACCCCCATCTCTATCGACAAACTGAAAAGGAATTGGTTTTTAAAGCCCCCCAAGCATTTAGCGTATCCAATTTATTAGAAGATATTCAATTAAGCCATCACGCTTTTTCCGATATTTCTGTCGAAGAAGGAAAACTCGAAGATATCTTTACCCAAATTCTGAATCATGAATAG
- a CDS encoding MFS transporter: MDSYRIREIIPILIVLFLSYLGFALALPIFPPMFLSTSKEAIISATLSPEMRTVFLGLLISMYPLGQLFGGPILGKLSDCYGRKPILIITLIAIIPGYLLSAFAILWKNLPLLYISRLICGLCEGNSVIAAAAMADISQTKQEKAQKFGLILTVSSLGFIFGPFIGGKLSDSQAIHWFNYSTPFLMAAGLVLIGLCFVFFMFKETLQKGKREIFHFRGTIQSIFTSILSPRLRHIFLSNFFLFLSIFSFFGFFPVLLVWWYQYNAAHIGEVISYLSIPICLSPLLFSFLSKHMMPRNITILFATILMASILSLFGAQKPIYLYFFLIPIGLCIAVSWTYSSLIISDHVSPQKQGEALGTNQSITIFAEIIAGMVGGMMAGVEMFLPLILAAAAALTAALWLFFFVPNDTHYEAPSSK, encoded by the coding sequence ATGGACTCTTATCGCATTCGGGAAATTATCCCCATTCTCATCGTACTTTTCCTTAGCTACCTCGGCTTTGCTCTTGCCCTTCCAATCTTTCCACCTATGTTTTTAAGCACGTCTAAAGAAGCGATTATATCAGCGACACTATCGCCTGAAATGCGTACGGTATTTTTGGGGCTGCTTATTTCGATGTACCCTTTGGGACAGCTTTTTGGTGGGCCTATTTTAGGAAAACTTTCTGATTGTTATGGCAGAAAGCCTATTCTCATTATCACTCTCATCGCCATTATTCCCGGTTATCTCCTATCCGCTTTTGCTATTCTTTGGAAAAATTTACCTCTACTCTACATCAGCCGATTAATTTGTGGGCTGTGCGAAGGAAACTCGGTGATTGCAGCCGCAGCAATGGCAGATATTAGCCAAACAAAACAAGAAAAAGCCCAAAAATTTGGACTCATTCTCACTGTAAGCAGTCTTGGATTTATCTTTGGACCCTTTATCGGCGGTAAATTATCTGACTCCCAAGCCATCCATTGGTTTAATTACTCCACACCCTTTCTGATGGCTGCAGGACTTGTTCTTATTGGGCTTTGCTTTGTCTTTTTTATGTTTAAAGAAACACTCCAAAAAGGAAAACGCGAAATATTCCATTTTAGAGGCACGATTCAATCGATCTTCACATCGATTCTATCCCCCCGCCTTCGCCATATTTTTCTATCCAATTTCTTCCTCTTTTTATCGATTTTTTCTTTTTTCGGCTTTTTTCCGGTGCTTCTCGTCTGGTGGTATCAATACAATGCAGCTCATATTGGTGAAGTAATTTCCTATCTATCCATTCCGATTTGTCTCTCGCCTCTTTTATTTTCATTTCTCTCAAAACATATGATGCCGCGCAATATCACTATTCTCTTTGCTACTATTTTAATGGCGAGTATCTTAAGCCTTTTCGGAGCGCAAAAACCTATTTATCTCTACTTTTTCCTCATTCCAATAGGACTTTGCATCGCCGTGAGCTGGACCTATTCATCGCTGATTATTTCAGATCACGTTAGTCCACAAAAGCAAGGTGAAGCGCTTGGAACTAATCAATCGATTACTATTTTTGCTGAAATTATTGCAGGAATGGTTGGAGGAATGATGGCAGGGGTCGAAATGTTTCTCCCTCTCATCTTAGCCGCAGCTGCAGCTCTCACCGCTGCGCTTTGGCTCTTTTTCTTTGTTCCAAACGACACACATTACGAAGCACCCTCATCGAAATAG
- a CDS encoding ABC transporter permease: MQWLTQVFGLFKREIARFLKVPFQTVGSPIITSTLYLAIFGISIGAFVKSPLHVSYLEFLIPGLVMMNIVRGSYENTTSSIIGSKYVNELQDLRTAPLSRLQIVKGIMGAAIIRGLITAFLTFLVGTIFCLIYNGYFMKIHHPFYMLFFLLFGAASFSSLGMVIAMFSRSFEQVSIFGSFILTPLIYLGGVFFSLDMLSPIWQNIARINPIFYLIQGLRLSVLTPASIHVFYEALFLFLFFVICVLISLIALKKGRRYVR; the protein is encoded by the coding sequence ATGCAATGGTTAACACAGGTTTTTGGCCTCTTTAAACGCGAAATAGCTCGTTTTCTCAAAGTTCCATTTCAAACAGTGGGATCTCCCATCATTACATCGACACTGTATCTTGCAATTTTCGGTATCAGCATAGGGGCCTTTGTTAAATCACCCCTACATGTCTCCTACCTTGAGTTTCTCATTCCGGGACTTGTCATGATGAATATTGTCAGAGGCTCTTATGAAAATACGACAAGCTCCATTATCGGATCTAAATACGTCAATGAACTCCAAGATCTGCGGACAGCGCCTCTCTCGAGACTGCAAATCGTTAAAGGCATCATGGGCGCAGCAATTATTAGAGGACTTATCACAGCGTTTCTCACATTCCTAGTCGGCACCATATTCTGTTTAATTTATAACGGTTATTTCATGAAGATTCATCATCCGTTTTACATGCTTTTTTTTCTCTTATTCGGTGCAGCCTCTTTTTCTTCTCTTGGCATGGTTATTGCCATGTTTTCACGCAGCTTTGAGCAAGTGAGCATTTTTGGATCCTTCATTCTCACCCCTTTAATTTATCTCGGCGGGGTCTTTTTCTCTCTCGATATGTTGTCCCCTATCTGGCAAAATATCGCCCGCATCAATCCAATTTTTTATCTCATTCAGGGATTACGGCTTTCCGTATTAACTCCGGCATCAATTCACGTATTTTATGAAGCACTTTTTCTCTTTTTATTTTTTGTCATTTGCGTTTTAATCTCCCTTATTGCTCTTAAAAAAGGACGGCGTTATGTTAGATAA